The following are from one region of the Paenibacillus sabinae T27 genome:
- a CDS encoding ABC transporter substrate-binding protein, which translates to MLAALQFFELRSSYVDRELNTPYPTTIQALADIWHCTPRNVKMVLRKLSDLGWISWQPGLGRGNSSMLAFLADAQDILLEEATAQTKKGDVKGALELIDRFGESAQVKDRFLEWLSGGMGFTRTLVTDTMLDTLRFPVQRFIVTLDPASIYFAFDSHIIGHIYDTLIDYDPVTETFRPSIAHFWESSPDCSEWIIHLRKGVSFHHGREVTAEDVIYTFNRLRLNPDLYEQSWLFAGIEDIRMLDRRTVHIRLKEPNYLFLHVLSLKASSILPADLCGAGEAAFMKQPVGTGSFKLARYDDSVCILEAFSSHFRGRPHIDRVEILFLSEQDSGLLKEPDWSSVSCTEQNVYNGYMRKSAGPDAEWREVETISPGCSMLVFNRRKEGPQNSLAFRRALDLIIDRRQMIADLGENRIYPALGFRTQHGTTADLYEQIDPATEEADIYRLLEQSGYRGETVRLTTHTRHTADAQWIQRRCRDFGIHMEVHVRTAEDFCEPGFSPEYDCQLYEVVLGDDELNDLELYLQKGFFPSALEAGMLKTVTASALAVMSDPDRNSRWRRLHELESLLGQSYSVLFLLHKKSNTRFHSSIQGINLNSCGWLDFRTVWFQPHFMGENENK; encoded by the coding sequence TTGCTGGCCGCTCTGCAATTTTTTGAGCTGAGATCGTCCTACGTAGACCGGGAGCTGAATACTCCCTATCCAACCACGATTCAAGCGCTGGCCGACATATGGCACTGCACTCCGCGCAACGTGAAAATGGTTCTCCGCAAGCTGTCGGATCTCGGATGGATCAGCTGGCAGCCGGGGCTTGGCCGGGGGAATTCCTCCATGCTCGCTTTTCTGGCCGATGCGCAGGATATCCTGCTTGAAGAAGCGACAGCCCAAACGAAAAAAGGCGACGTCAAAGGAGCGCTTGAGCTGATCGACCGTTTTGGCGAGTCCGCGCAGGTCAAGGACCGGTTTCTGGAATGGCTCTCCGGCGGAATGGGCTTTACCCGGACCCTGGTTACCGACACGATGCTGGATACCCTCCGGTTCCCGGTGCAGCGCTTCATTGTGACGCTTGATCCCGCTTCGATCTATTTTGCCTTCGACTCGCATATTATCGGGCATATTTACGATACACTGATCGATTACGACCCGGTGACCGAAACCTTCCGGCCTTCCATCGCCCACTTCTGGGAAAGCTCGCCGGACTGCAGCGAATGGATCATCCATCTGAGAAAAGGCGTAAGCTTCCACCACGGTAGGGAGGTAACGGCGGAGGATGTCATTTACACCTTCAACCGGCTGCGGCTGAACCCGGATCTATACGAGCAGAGCTGGTTATTCGCGGGGATCGAGGATATCCGCATGCTGGACCGCAGGACGGTCCATATCCGGCTCAAAGAACCCAATTACCTTTTCCTGCACGTCCTTTCCCTCAAAGCGTCCTCCATTCTTCCGGCGGATCTGTGCGGGGCGGGTGAAGCAGCCTTCATGAAGCAGCCGGTGGGAACCGGATCGTTCAAGCTGGCGCGTTATGATGATAGCGTATGTATATTGGAAGCTTTCTCTTCCCATTTCCGGGGCCGTCCGCACATCGACCGGGTCGAGATCTTGTTCCTGTCCGAACAGGATTCGGGTCTGCTGAAGGAACCGGATTGGTCCAGCGTCTCCTGCACGGAGCAGAATGTGTACAACGGATATATGAGAAAAAGCGCCGGCCCGGACGCCGAATGGCGCGAGGTGGAGACGATTTCGCCGGGCTGCAGCATGCTGGTCTTTAACCGCCGCAAGGAAGGACCGCAGAACAGCCTGGCCTTCCGCCGGGCGTTGGATCTGATCATTGACCGCAGGCAGATGATTGCGGATCTCGGCGAGAACCGGATTTATCCGGCGCTTGGATTCCGCACTCAGCACGGCACAACCGCAGACCTGTATGAACAAATAGATCCGGCCACGGAGGAAGCGGATATTTACCGGCTTCTTGAGCAAAGCGGTTATCGGGGAGAAACGGTCCGGCTGACAACTCATACGCGCCATACGGCCGATGCCCAGTGGATTCAGCGGCGCTGCCGGGACTTCGGCATCCACATGGAGGTCCATGTGCGAACAGCGGAGGATTTCTGCGAGCCCGGCTTTTCGCCGGAGTACGATTGCCAGCTGTATGAGGTTGTTCTCGGCGACGACGAGCTTAATGATCTGGAATTATACCTGCAAAAAGGATTCTTCCCTTCCGCCTTGGAGGCCGGCATGCTGAAGACGGTAACTGCTTCCGCCCTGGCCGTCATGTCCGACCCTGACCGGAACAGCCGCTGGCGGAGGCTCCATGAATTGGAGAGCCTGCTGGGCCAGTCTTACAGCGTCTTGTTTCTGCTGCACAAGAAGAGCAACACAAGATTCCATTCCTCCATTCAGGGAATCAATCTGAATTCCTGCGGGTGGCTCGACTTCCGCACTGTCTGGTTCCAGCCGCATTTCATGGGTGAGAACGAGAATAAATAG
- a CDS encoding ROK family glucokinase — MSENIYVGVDLGGTAIKVGICNDEGHLLHTYEGPTGTQDGVHTVIDNIEKYVRQIVADSPYEWDQLVGVGAGVAGFTNIREGIIILAPNIGFRDVPIRSILEDRLNKPVKIDNDANVAALGEAWSGAGRGIENCVCYTLGTGVGGGIIINGKIYQGFSGLAGELGHISVVPDLEAIQCGCGKTGCLETVSSATGIIRMANDAVARGDRTTLASVDKIAAKEVFDAAKAGDEVALRIVNRAAFYLGKSMAAVAAVLNPEVFIIGGGVSKAGEILFEEIRRVYAQLAPDPLQKDVKIIPALLGNDAGIVGAAGLLLRS, encoded by the coding sequence ATGTCGGAAAATATCTACGTAGGCGTGGATTTGGGCGGAACCGCAATTAAGGTGGGCATCTGCAATGACGAAGGACATTTACTGCACACCTATGAAGGGCCTACTGGAACCCAGGACGGTGTCCATACAGTCATTGACAACATCGAAAAGTATGTGCGCCAAATTGTCGCTGACTCACCTTATGAATGGGATCAGCTTGTCGGTGTTGGAGCGGGAGTAGCCGGTTTCACGAACATTCGTGAAGGCATTATCATTCTTGCGCCTAACATAGGATTCAGAGACGTGCCGATTCGTTCCATTTTGGAAGATCGCTTGAACAAGCCCGTCAAAATAGACAATGACGCCAACGTGGCGGCGCTTGGGGAAGCTTGGAGCGGGGCCGGGCGCGGTATCGAGAACTGCGTATGCTATACGCTCGGAACCGGCGTTGGCGGCGGCATTATTATAAACGGCAAAATTTATCAGGGCTTCTCCGGTCTTGCCGGTGAGCTGGGTCATATTTCCGTCGTTCCCGATCTGGAAGCGATTCAGTGCGGCTGCGGGAAGACGGGTTGTTTGGAAACCGTTTCCTCGGCAACGGGCATCATTCGCATGGCGAACGACGCCGTAGCGCGGGGCGACCGCACGACGCTTGCATCGGTAGACAAAATCGCCGCCAAAGAAGTGTTTGATGCGGCCAAAGCCGGGGACGAAGTGGCACTGCGCATCGTCAACCGTGCGGCCTTCTATCTTGGCAAGTCGATGGCGGCGGTTGCGGCCGTGCTGAATCCCGAGGTATTCATCATCGGCGGCGGCGTATCGAAGGCCGGAGAGATTCTGTTTGAAGAAATCCGCCGCGTGTACGCGCAGCTTGCCCCTGATCCGCTGCAAAAGGATGTAAAAATTATCCCAGCCCTCCTCGGCAACGATGCAGGCATCGTCGGCGCCGCCGGCCTTCTGCTGCGTTCTTAG
- the rapZ gene encoding RNase adapter RapZ, whose product MTEEEKIPSTAATLIIITGMSGAGKTIAVQSLEDLGFFCVDNLPPVLIPKFAELIEQSKGKIAKVALVIDLRGREFFTALSESLHLIKEQFTIGCEILFLDATDSVLVQRYKESRRRHPLAPKGMPLDGIRLERNMLQELKDSATQVIDTSNMKPAQLKEKIVSRYSHLGKSMLSVNITSFGFKYGIPIDADLVFDVRFLPNPHYVDHLRPHTGQDSDVYEYVMKWPETQAFLTKLLDMLHFLIPQYRKEGKSQIIIGIGCTGGKHRSVAISEYLGKMLGVSETEIISVSHRDAERDRH is encoded by the coding sequence ATGACCGAAGAGGAGAAGATTCCGTCGACTGCGGCCACCCTGATCATCATTACCGGAATGTCGGGAGCGGGCAAGACGATCGCCGTACAGAGCCTCGAAGATCTCGGATTTTTCTGCGTCGATAATCTTCCGCCCGTCCTGATTCCCAAATTTGCGGAGCTGATTGAGCAGTCCAAGGGGAAGATCGCCAAAGTGGCGCTCGTGATTGACTTGCGGGGCCGCGAGTTTTTTACCGCTCTCTCGGAATCTCTGCATTTAATCAAGGAACAATTTACGATCGGCTGCGAGATTCTGTTTCTGGACGCCACCGATTCCGTATTGGTGCAGCGCTATAAGGAGAGCCGTCGGCGCCATCCGCTTGCTCCGAAGGGCATGCCGCTCGACGGTATCCGGCTGGAGCGCAATATGCTGCAGGAGCTCAAGGATTCGGCTACGCAGGTTATTGATACAAGCAATATGAAGCCTGCCCAGCTCAAGGAGAAGATCGTCTCCCGCTACTCCCATTTGGGGAAAAGCATGCTTTCCGTAAATATCACTTCTTTCGGCTTCAAATACGGCATTCCAATCGACGCGGATCTTGTGTTTGACGTTCGCTTTTTGCCTAATCCGCATTATGTGGACCACCTTCGGCCACACACGGGACAAGACAGCGATGTATATGAATATGTTATGAAGTGGCCCGAGACGCAGGCGTTTCTGACGAAGCTGCTCGATATGCTGCATTTTCTCATTCCCCAATACCGCAAGGAAGGCAAATCCCAGATCATCATCGGCATCGGCTGCACGGGCGGCAAGCACCGTTCTGTGGCCATTTCTGAGTATTTGGGCAAGATGCTAGGGGTAAGCGAGACGGAAATCATATCGGTCAGCCACCGGGATGCCGAACGCGACAGGCATTAA
- a CDS encoding gluconeogenesis factor YvcK family protein: MGGGTGLSVMLRGLKEKPLDITAIVTVADDGGSSGILRSELQMPPPGDIRNVLTAMADVEPLMADIMKYRFSSGEGLAGHSLGNLILAALTDISGDFVTAVRELSRVFAVRGRVLPAAGEAVVLSAEMVDGSIVKGESKIPEAGNKIKRVFLEPPDVEPLPEALEAIRSADAILLGPGSLYTSILPNLLVPKLAEAVVASCAVKMFICNVMTQPGETDNYTVSDHLQAVYDHIGMHLFDYVVVNNGEIPPEVQRKYAEKGASPVELDQKAIDDPRYELIADKLVLFRTYLRHDTDKLSHHIYKLIQDWITRKR, from the coding sequence ATGGGCGGCGGCACCGGCCTGTCCGTTATGCTTCGCGGCTTGAAAGAGAAGCCGCTGGATATTACCGCTATCGTAACGGTAGCCGATGACGGAGGAAGCTCCGGCATTCTGCGGAGCGAGCTGCAAATGCCGCCCCCAGGCGATATCCGCAACGTATTAACCGCGATGGCCGATGTCGAGCCGCTGATGGCCGACATTATGAAATATCGCTTCAGCAGCGGAGAAGGTCTTGCCGGACACAGTCTCGGCAATTTGATTTTGGCCGCGCTTACCGATATATCCGGCGATTTCGTCACCGCCGTCCGCGAGCTGAGCCGGGTCTTCGCCGTAAGGGGGAGGGTGCTGCCGGCCGCCGGCGAAGCGGTGGTGCTGAGCGCGGAGATGGTAGACGGCAGCATCGTTAAGGGAGAGTCGAAGATTCCAGAAGCCGGGAACAAGATCAAGCGGGTCTTTCTGGAGCCGCCCGATGTAGAACCGCTGCCGGAGGCGCTGGAGGCGATCCGGTCCGCCGATGCGATTCTGCTCGGTCCCGGCAGCCTGTACACCAGCATTTTGCCGAATCTGCTTGTGCCGAAGCTGGCGGAGGCCGTTGTCGCCTCATGCGCGGTGAAGATGTTCATCTGCAACGTAATGACCCAACCGGGGGAAACGGATAACTACACCGTGAGCGATCATTTACAAGCCGTGTACGATCATATCGGCATGCATCTGTTCGATTATGTCGTCGTGAACAACGGCGAAATCCCGCCCGAAGTGCAGCGGAAATATGCCGAAAAAGGGGCGAGCCCCGTAGAACTGGACCAGAAGGCGATTGATGATCCGCGATATGAGCTGATTGCCGACAAGCTGGTTTTGTTCCGCACCTATTTGAGGCATGATACGGATAAATTGAGCCATCATATTTATAAGCTCATTCAGGATTGGATAACACGAAAGAGGTGA
- the whiA gene encoding DNA-binding protein WhiA → MSFAALTKKELTMVESGPCCEKAEMSALIRMNGSVQLSSKRIVLDISTENAAIARRIYSLLKKYYQVHTELLVRKKMRLKKNNVYIVRIPARVQEILNDLKIVSEGFMFTDGIDESIVRKNCCKRAYLRGAFMAGGSVNNPEGSSYHLEIASMYEEHCKALVKLAGEFHLNARCIERKKGFILYIKEGEKIIEFLSLIGAHQALFKFEDVRIMRDMRNSVNRIVNCETANLNKTISAAVRQIENIKFLEKEIGLENLPDKLREVAEVRLSHPDINLKEVGEMLKGNVSKSGVNHRLRKIDELAEKLRSE, encoded by the coding sequence TTGTCTTTTGCGGCGCTAACCAAAAAAGAACTGACGATGGTTGAGAGCGGCCCGTGCTGCGAGAAAGCGGAAATGTCGGCGCTGATCCGGATGAATGGATCGGTGCAGCTTTCAAGCAAAAGGATCGTCCTCGACATCTCAACAGAAAATGCCGCGATTGCAAGGCGGATTTATTCCTTGCTTAAGAAATATTACCAGGTTCATACCGAGCTTCTCGTGCGTAAAAAAATGCGTTTGAAGAAAAATAACGTCTATATCGTCCGTATCCCCGCCCGCGTGCAGGAAATCCTGAACGACCTTAAAATCGTCTCGGAGGGCTTCATGTTTACGGATGGCATCGACGAAAGCATTGTCCGCAAGAACTGCTGCAAACGCGCGTATCTGCGCGGCGCCTTTATGGCGGGCGGATCGGTGAACAACCCGGAAGGTTCGTCCTACCATCTGGAGATCGCCTCCATGTATGAGGAGCACTGCAAGGCGCTGGTGAAGCTGGCCGGCGAGTTTCATCTCAACGCCCGCTGTATCGAGCGCAAGAAGGGATTCATCCTCTACATCAAGGAGGGCGAGAAGATCATCGAGTTCCTCAGCCTGATCGGCGCCCACCAGGCGTTGTTCAAATTCGAGGATGTGCGTATTATGCGCGACATGCGCAACTCCGTCAACCGGATTGTGAACTGCGAGACCGCGAATCTCAACAAGACGATCAGCGCGGCAGTGCGCCAGATTGAGAACATCAAGTTTCTGGAGAAGGAAATTGGGCTTGAGAATTTGCCAGACAAGCTTCGCGAAGTGGCCGAGGTCCGCCTGTCCCATCCCGATATCAATCTGAAGGAAGTCGGCGAGATGTTGAAAGGCAACGTCAGCAAATCCGGCGTCAACCATCGGCTTCGGAAGATAGACGAGCTGGCGGAGAAGCTTCGGAGCGAATGA
- a CDS encoding HPr family phosphocarrier protein, which produces MTKHPVVVRLKTGLHARPAALFVQEANKFSSEIFVEKDDKKVNAKSIMGIMSLAISSGTEIYISAEGADADQAVTALTSLVSKEELENQ; this is translated from the coding sequence ATGACAAAGCACCCGGTAGTCGTCCGGTTGAAGACGGGGCTCCATGCTCGGCCGGCAGCGTTGTTCGTGCAGGAAGCCAACAAGTTCTCATCTGAGATTTTCGTCGAAAAAGACGATAAAAAAGTTAACGCCAAGAGCATTATGGGGATTATGAGCCTTGCGATCAGCTCCGGCACGGAGATTTATATCAGCGCTGAAGGCGCGGATGCCGATCAGGCCGTAACCGCGTTGACGAGCCTTGTCAGCAAGGAAGAGCTGGAGAATCAATAA
- a CDS encoding SIMPL domain-containing protein, protein MKKWIKSVLSVFVAGSLMAGGVALSGVFDKPEKAFAEEVQKNIVSVVGKGELSMKPDIVYLSIGVDTSASTAQEAQKTNGAKIQKLTVLLKNTWGISDKDIQTSEFFVQPNYTYNDKEGQQVKGYNAHHVLQVAYRDLNKVGSLLDAASEAGANNIGNARFAVEDTSAFEAQVIEKAMANADVKAGAIAKAAKRTLGQVLTVSQNDVGGGPILYEMNQAKYAAADSAGSTAVQPGEVKITTQLNVIYQLN, encoded by the coding sequence ATGAAGAAATGGATCAAGTCGGTCCTGTCCGTGTTTGTTGCAGGAAGCTTAATGGCGGGGGGCGTGGCGTTAAGCGGCGTATTCGATAAGCCGGAGAAGGCTTTTGCCGAAGAGGTGCAGAAAAATATCGTCAGTGTCGTTGGCAAGGGAGAACTGTCGATGAAGCCGGATATCGTCTATCTGTCGATCGGAGTCGATACTTCGGCGTCAACCGCCCAAGAGGCCCAGAAGACCAATGGAGCGAAGATTCAAAAATTGACGGTGCTGCTCAAGAATACGTGGGGCATTAGCGACAAGGATATCCAAACAAGCGAGTTCTTCGTACAGCCGAACTATACGTACAACGACAAGGAAGGCCAGCAGGTGAAGGGCTACAATGCGCATCATGTTTTGCAGGTCGCATACCGTGATCTGAACAAGGTGGGCTCGCTGCTTGATGCGGCTTCCGAGGCGGGCGCCAACAATATCGGCAATGCCCGTTTTGCGGTAGAGGACACTTCGGCGTTCGAGGCGCAGGTCATTGAGAAGGCGATGGCCAACGCCGATGTGAAAGCGGGCGCCATTGCCAAAGCCGCGAAGAGAACGCTCGGCCAGGTGCTGACCGTCAGCCAGAACGACGTCGGCGGGGGCCCGATTCTTTATGAAATGAACCAAGCGAAGTACGCCGCCGCTGACAGCGCAGGCAGCACCGCGGTTCAGCCGGGAGAAGTGAAGATTACGACCCAGCTTAACGTGATCTATCAACTGAACTAG